A DNA window from Drosophila biarmipes strain raj3 chromosome 2R, RU_DBia_V1.1, whole genome shotgun sequence contains the following coding sequences:
- the LOC108029423 gene encoding galactose-specific lectin nattectin, which produces MRSLFLISFLFGLACSLPESQLAPTSPAPGNDSSDEVEIPAFSPFSLRDGRFAIGAFAKVNWFQAQVTCAAYGYTLVSITSEQDQRSLRNFLFNYARNQQELLADPLWTSGTDLASQNNWVWFSKGRALNYRNFQNGLPGYSSGGRNCLSINGINGLWENEDCEEQRYFICEKRCQFDDDV; this is translated from the coding sequence ATGCGGTCCCTATTCTTGATCAGTTTTCTCTTCGGTTTGGCTTGCTCCTTGCCGGAATCGCAGCTGGCGCCCACATCCCCGGCACCTGGAAACGACAGCTCCGACGAAGTTGAGATACCCGCCTTCTCGCCCTTCAGCCTGCGCGATGGCAGGTTTGCCATAGGCGCCTTCGCCAAGGTAAACTGGTTCCAGGCCCAGGTCACCTGTGCCGCCTATGGCTACACCCTGGTGAGCATTACGTCCGAGCAGGATCAGCGCAGCCTGCGCAACTTCCTCTTCAACTACGCCCGAAACCAGCAGGAGCTCCTTGCTGATCCACTGTGGACCTCTGGCACCGACTTGGCCAGCCAAAACAACTGGGTGTGGTTCAGCAAGGGACGAGCCCTCAACTACCGCAACTTCCAGAATGGACTGCCCGGTTACTCCAGCGGTGGCCGGAACTGCCTGAGTATCAACGGAATCAACGGGCTGTGGGAGAACGAGGACTGCGAGGAACAGCGCTACTTCATCTGCGAGAAGCGCTGTCAGTTCGATGACGACGTTTAG
- the LOC108029431 gene encoding macrophage mannose receptor 1: MLSILLIICTLRLWVIAVDNGENLELSFVPKCNPLIHCDAYFSVAGFAEVNWLEANFICNRVGAVLATVRNEEQHQLMLHYVHKKEFFFGNQTFWMGATNMVEHSYFWTWLSTGIPVTYAQWANEEPKSDQTGKDACLILGADLLWHSAPCNEKHNFICENVCLLKYTSLDKKVYI, encoded by the exons ATGCTTTCCATATTGCTAATTATCTGTACCCTGCGGTTGTGGGTAATAGCTGTCGATAACGGTGAGAATTTAGAGCTTTCATTTGTTCCGAAATGCAACCCTCTTATTCATTGCGACGCATATTTTTCTGTGGCGGGTTTTGCCGAG gtaAACTGGCTGGAAGCCAACTTTATATGTAATAGAGTGGGAGCCGTTTTAGCAACGGTAAGAAATGAGGAACAGCATCAACTAATGCTTCACTACGTACATAAGAAAG AATTTTTCTTTGGAAACCAAACTTTCTGGATGGGCGCCACAAATATGGTGGAGCACAGCTACTTTTGGACTTGGCTGAGTACTGGCATCCCCGTAACTTACGCTCAGTGGGCAAACGAGGAACCCAAGTCCGATCAGACTGGCAAAGACGCCTGTTTGATCCTAGGAGCAGACCTTTTGTGGCACAGTGCTCCATGTAATGAAAAGCATAATTTCATCTGCGAAAATGTTTGCCTACTAAAGTATACATCGTTAGACAAAAAGGTTTATATCTAA
- the LOC108029693 gene encoding patched domain-containing protein 3 isoform X1 gives MTCGISCVDKTLNKSFYHLGICIAKHPGYFIIIPVLLTLLCMTGYQQLKYQIDPEYLFSPIAGEGKTERAIVEQYFKVNYTHRFNVGRITRPGRFGRVIVITKDGDQNMIRREVFQELRQLDNLIQNATTTYDGDTYTYKDNCARWENECFENDILNLDALMDDIESGQLNLTFPFMFNPVTWDAHLFPVFFGGTKLTEDNIVISVPAIQLVYFVTADTKRQDAKGAEWEETFLRVVGNAEDSGVFKHISVSYFASRTLDHELEKNTKTVVPYFSSTFLLMGLFSIITCMMGDAVRSKPFLGLMGNISAIMATLAAFGLAMYCGIEFIGINLAAPFLMIGIGIDDTFVMLAGWRRTKAKMPVAERMGLMMSEAAVSITITSVTDFISFLIGIISPFRSVRIFCTYSVFAVCFTFMWHITFFAACMAISGYRERKNLHSIFGCRVQPMSVAIKEKRNFLYKAIMAGGIDHNDPDNPIDNKDHMLMAFFKDKLAAVINNKWCKVIIILAFASYLAGACYGITQIKEGLERRKLSREDSYSVEFFDREDDYYREFPYRMQVIIAGPLNYSDPVVQEQVENLTSTLEQTSYVTSRRYTESWLRSFLSFLERNNELLNVTVDDEQTFIDAVKSHWLFPGNPFSLDVRFNDDETQIIASRFLIQAVNITDTNHEKEMVRDLRKICKDSPLNASIFHPYFVFFDQFELVRPVSLQAMVIGAIIMMIISFVFIPNILCSLWVAFSVISIELGVAGYMALWDVNLDSISMINLIMCIGFSVDFTAHICYTYMSSKKRSPKARVREALHSLGLPIVQGSSSTILGIVALLLAQSYIFLVFFKMVFLVIFFGAMHGLFLLPVLLSLFGPGSCLTWTGKDDGSDSEVDDSLEDRHLEKPFSQSYYIQYPTMGPYGSKGFMGAPYKAYGVDEKDLGLGTSGEDSSESSSSRSQRRQQQVATAEDEVVVRESPSRRYEDGWRRSSYQNIFGRGAAQFQAQPELYGQQVSAAEWRQRLDTHEQQQRQRHRRVPHDNYRPELEMDMQRARRNSHGDVIDMHGTPNSSVDERIRRQTEPFSAGSGDDSSYRHQQGLAMSPPAGAVPSAKRYHRRRSSEDSTSRYQRWPANIEERRARRTHSPAHSYRSSSHHNLYQPNGKGSKHPPTYQYGDYFP, from the exons ATGACGTGCGGCATATCATGTGTCGATAAGACACTAAACAAATCGTTTTACCATCTGGGAATTTGCATAGCCAAACATCCTGGCTATTTTATTATCATTCCGGTGCTGCTGACGCTGCTCTGCATGACGGG ctACCAACAGCTCAAGTATCAAATAGATCCAGAGTATCTGTTCTCGCCGATTGCGGGGGAGGGCAAGACTGAGCGTGCCATTGTTGAACAATACTTCAAAGTTAATTATACGCATCGTTTCAACGTCGGACGCATAACGAGACCCG GTCGCTTCGGGCGAGTCATCGTAATAACAAAAGATGGGGATCAAAATATGATCAGGCGCGAGGTGTTCCAGGAATTGCGCCAGCTAGACAACCTCATCCAGAATGCAACCACGACCTACGACGGGGATACGTATACTTACAAGGACAACTGCGCCCGGTGGGAAAACGAGTGCTTTGAGAACGatattctgaacctggatgcgctgatggatgat ATCGAATCGGGTCAGCTGAATCTGACATTTCCTTTCATGTTCAATCCAGTCACGTGGGATGCCCACCTGTTTCCTGTCTTTTTTGGCGGCACCAAGCTGACCGAGGACAATATTGTGATCAGTGTTCCGGCCATTCAGTTGGTTTATTTCGTCACCGCAGACACTAAACGGCAGGATGCAAA GGGTGCCGAATGGGAGGAAACCTTCCTGAGGGTAGTTGGCAATGCCGAGGACTCGGGTGTCTTCAAGCACATCTCGGTCTCGTACTTTGCCTCCCGCACCTTGGACCACGAACTGGAGAAGAATACGAAGACTGTGGTGCCCTACTTCAGCTCAACTTTTCTGCTCATGGGACTCTTCAG CATCATCACCTGCATGATGGGCGATGCAGTTCGCTCGAAGCCCTTCTTGGGTCTCATGGGCAATATCTCGGCAATTATGGCCACCCTGGCAGCGTTTGGCCTGGCTATGTATTGCGGCATTGAGTTCATCGGCATCAATCTGGCTGCCCCATTCCTGATGATAG GCATCGGCATCGACGACACCTTTGTTATGCTGGCGGGTTGGCGTCGCACCAAGGCCAAAATGCCGGTTGCTGAACGAATGGGTCTCATGATGTCCGAGGCGGCCGTGTCGATCACAATAACTTCGGTCACCGACTTCATTTCTTTCCTGATCGGGATCATCAGCCCCTTCCGATCGGTCAGAATCTTCTGCACGTACTCGGTGTTCGCAGTCTGCTTTACGTTCATGTGGCACATCACATTCTTCGCCGCCTGCATGGCTATTTCGGGCTACAGGGAGCGAAAGAACCTGCATTCCATCTTTGGCTGCCGGGTGCAGCCTATGTCGGTTGCAATCAAAG AGAAGCGCAACTTCCTCTACAAGGCGATCATGGCTGGTGGCATCGACCACAACGATCCGGATAACCCCATCGACAACAAGGACCACATGCTGATGGCGTTCTTCAAGGACAAGCTGGCCGCTGTAATTAACAACAAGTGGTGCAAGGTGATTATCATCTTGGCCTTTGCGAGTTATCTGGCGGGCGCCTGTTACGGAATTACCCAAATAAAAGAGGGCCTCGAACGGCGAAAGCTCTCCCGGGAGGACTCGTACTCGGTGGAGTTTTTCGATCGCGAGGATGATTACTACCGCGAATTTCCATACAGAATGCAG GTCATTATTGCTGGCCCGCTGAACTACTCGGATCCCGTGGTGCAGGAGCAGGTGGAAAACCTAACCAGTACTCTGGAACAGACCTCGTACGTGACCTCCAGGCGCTACACAGAGTCCTGGCTGCGGTCGTTCCTATCCTTCCTGGAGCGCAACAACGAGCTGCTTAACGTCACTGTGGACGACGAGCAGACATTCATTGATGCAGTGAAATCGCACTGGCTGTTCCCCGGGAACCCTTTTTCCCTGGACGTACGCTTTAACGACGACGAAACCCAGATCATTGCGTCGCGCTTTCTCATCCAGGCTGTGAACATCACGGACACCAACCACGAAAAGGAGATGGTGCGGGATCTGCGAAAGATTTGCAAGGACTCGCCACTTAACGCCTCGATATTCCATCCCTATTTCGTGTTCTTTGACCAGTTCGAGCTGGTTCGTCCGGTTTCACTGCAGGCTATGGTGATCGGGGCCATTATCATGATGATCATCTCCTTCGTCTTCATCCCTAACATCTTGTGCTCCTTGTGGGTGGCCTTCTCGGTCATCTCTATTGAGCTGGGCGTTGCCGGCTACATGGCCCTATGGGACGTTAACCTAGACTCCATTTCGATGATTAACTTGATCATGTGCATTGGCTTCTCAGTGGACTTCACCGCTCACATCTGCTACACGTATATGTCCTCGAAGAAGCGCAGTCCCAAGGCTCGCGTCCGCGAGGCCCTTCACTCCCTGGGTCTACCTATTGTGCAGGGTTCCAGTTCAACCATTCTTGGTATTGTGGCCCTTCTGTTGGCCCAGAGCTACATTTTCCTGGTCTTCTTCAAAATGGTCTTCCTGGTGATTTTCTTTGGAGCCATGCACGGTCTCTTCCTGCTGCCTGTGCTACTCTCGCTCTTCGGGCCCGGATCCTGCCTCACCTGGACGGGCAAGGACGACGGAAGCGACTCAGAAGTGGACGATAGCCTGGAGGACCGGCATCTGGAGAAGCCCTTCTCGCAGTCTTACTACATTCAATACCCCACCATGGGTCCGTATGGCTCGAAGGGCTTTATGGGAGCCCCGTACAAAGCCTACGGCGTGGATGAGAAAGACCTGGGACTGGGCACCTCAGGCGAGGACTCCTCAGAAAGCAGCTCGAGTCGATCGCAGCGCCGTCAGCAACAGGTTGCCACCGCCGAGGACGAGGTTGTGGTCCGGGAGTCTCCGAGTCGGAGGTACGAGGACGGCTGGCGCCGCTCTTCCTACCAGAATATTTTTGGACGTGGCGCAGCGCAGTTTCAGGCTCAGCCCGAGCTCTACGGCCAGCAGGTTTCGGCGGCAGAGTGGCGCCAGCGCCTAGATACacacgagcagcagcagcgccagcgaCACCGCAGGGTTCCTCACGATAACTACCGCCCGGAACTGGAGATGGACATGCAGAGGGCGCGGCGCAACTCGCACGGCGACGTCATCGACATGCACGGAACGCCCAACTCTTCAGTGGACGAGCGAATAAGAAGGCAGACAGAGCCCTTCAGTGCCGGCAGCGGCGACGACAGCAGCTACCGCCATCAGCAGGGGCTGGCTATGTCGCCGCCCGCTGGAGCCGTTCCTTCAGCTAAGCGGTATCATCGACGACGATCTTCGGAGGATTCGACTAGCCGGTACCAACGTTGGCCGGCGAACATTGAGGAGCGAAGGGCACGTCGCACCCACTCTCCTGCCCACTCCTACCGCTCCTCCTCGCACCACAATCTCTACCAGCCCAACGGGAAGGGGTCAAAGCATCCGCCCACCTACCAGTACGGAGACTACTTCCCGTAA
- the LOC108029693 gene encoding patched domain-containing protein 3 isoform X2: MIRREVFQELRQLDNLIQNATTTYDGDTYTYKDNCARWENECFENDILNLDALMDDIESGQLNLTFPFMFNPVTWDAHLFPVFFGGTKLTEDNIVISVPAIQLVYFVTADTKRQDAKGAEWEETFLRVVGNAEDSGVFKHISVSYFASRTLDHELEKNTKTVVPYFSSTFLLMGLFSIITCMMGDAVRSKPFLGLMGNISAIMATLAAFGLAMYCGIEFIGINLAAPFLMIGIGIDDTFVMLAGWRRTKAKMPVAERMGLMMSEAAVSITITSVTDFISFLIGIISPFRSVRIFCTYSVFAVCFTFMWHITFFAACMAISGYRERKNLHSIFGCRVQPMSVAIKEKRNFLYKAIMAGGIDHNDPDNPIDNKDHMLMAFFKDKLAAVINNKWCKVIIILAFASYLAGACYGITQIKEGLERRKLSREDSYSVEFFDREDDYYREFPYRMQVIIAGPLNYSDPVVQEQVENLTSTLEQTSYVTSRRYTESWLRSFLSFLERNNELLNVTVDDEQTFIDAVKSHWLFPGNPFSLDVRFNDDETQIIASRFLIQAVNITDTNHEKEMVRDLRKICKDSPLNASIFHPYFVFFDQFELVRPVSLQAMVIGAIIMMIISFVFIPNILCSLWVAFSVISIELGVAGYMALWDVNLDSISMINLIMCIGFSVDFTAHICYTYMSSKKRSPKARVREALHSLGLPIVQGSSSTILGIVALLLAQSYIFLVFFKMVFLVIFFGAMHGLFLLPVLLSLFGPGSCLTWTGKDDGSDSEVDDSLEDRHLEKPFSQSYYIQYPTMGPYGSKGFMGAPYKAYGVDEKDLGLGTSGEDSSESSSSRSQRRQQQVATAEDEVVVRESPSRRYEDGWRRSSYQNIFGRGAAQFQAQPELYGQQVSAAEWRQRLDTHEQQQRQRHRRVPHDNYRPELEMDMQRARRNSHGDVIDMHGTPNSSVDERIRRQTEPFSAGSGDDSSYRHQQGLAMSPPAGAVPSAKRYHRRRSSEDSTSRYQRWPANIEERRARRTHSPAHSYRSSSHHNLYQPNGKGSKHPPTYQYGDYFP, translated from the exons ATGATCAGGCGCGAGGTGTTCCAGGAATTGCGCCAGCTAGACAACCTCATCCAGAATGCAACCACGACCTACGACGGGGATACGTATACTTACAAGGACAACTGCGCCCGGTGGGAAAACGAGTGCTTTGAGAACGatattctgaacctggatgcgctgatggatgat ATCGAATCGGGTCAGCTGAATCTGACATTTCCTTTCATGTTCAATCCAGTCACGTGGGATGCCCACCTGTTTCCTGTCTTTTTTGGCGGCACCAAGCTGACCGAGGACAATATTGTGATCAGTGTTCCGGCCATTCAGTTGGTTTATTTCGTCACCGCAGACACTAAACGGCAGGATGCAAA GGGTGCCGAATGGGAGGAAACCTTCCTGAGGGTAGTTGGCAATGCCGAGGACTCGGGTGTCTTCAAGCACATCTCGGTCTCGTACTTTGCCTCCCGCACCTTGGACCACGAACTGGAGAAGAATACGAAGACTGTGGTGCCCTACTTCAGCTCAACTTTTCTGCTCATGGGACTCTTCAG CATCATCACCTGCATGATGGGCGATGCAGTTCGCTCGAAGCCCTTCTTGGGTCTCATGGGCAATATCTCGGCAATTATGGCCACCCTGGCAGCGTTTGGCCTGGCTATGTATTGCGGCATTGAGTTCATCGGCATCAATCTGGCTGCCCCATTCCTGATGATAG GCATCGGCATCGACGACACCTTTGTTATGCTGGCGGGTTGGCGTCGCACCAAGGCCAAAATGCCGGTTGCTGAACGAATGGGTCTCATGATGTCCGAGGCGGCCGTGTCGATCACAATAACTTCGGTCACCGACTTCATTTCTTTCCTGATCGGGATCATCAGCCCCTTCCGATCGGTCAGAATCTTCTGCACGTACTCGGTGTTCGCAGTCTGCTTTACGTTCATGTGGCACATCACATTCTTCGCCGCCTGCATGGCTATTTCGGGCTACAGGGAGCGAAAGAACCTGCATTCCATCTTTGGCTGCCGGGTGCAGCCTATGTCGGTTGCAATCAAAG AGAAGCGCAACTTCCTCTACAAGGCGATCATGGCTGGTGGCATCGACCACAACGATCCGGATAACCCCATCGACAACAAGGACCACATGCTGATGGCGTTCTTCAAGGACAAGCTGGCCGCTGTAATTAACAACAAGTGGTGCAAGGTGATTATCATCTTGGCCTTTGCGAGTTATCTGGCGGGCGCCTGTTACGGAATTACCCAAATAAAAGAGGGCCTCGAACGGCGAAAGCTCTCCCGGGAGGACTCGTACTCGGTGGAGTTTTTCGATCGCGAGGATGATTACTACCGCGAATTTCCATACAGAATGCAG GTCATTATTGCTGGCCCGCTGAACTACTCGGATCCCGTGGTGCAGGAGCAGGTGGAAAACCTAACCAGTACTCTGGAACAGACCTCGTACGTGACCTCCAGGCGCTACACAGAGTCCTGGCTGCGGTCGTTCCTATCCTTCCTGGAGCGCAACAACGAGCTGCTTAACGTCACTGTGGACGACGAGCAGACATTCATTGATGCAGTGAAATCGCACTGGCTGTTCCCCGGGAACCCTTTTTCCCTGGACGTACGCTTTAACGACGACGAAACCCAGATCATTGCGTCGCGCTTTCTCATCCAGGCTGTGAACATCACGGACACCAACCACGAAAAGGAGATGGTGCGGGATCTGCGAAAGATTTGCAAGGACTCGCCACTTAACGCCTCGATATTCCATCCCTATTTCGTGTTCTTTGACCAGTTCGAGCTGGTTCGTCCGGTTTCACTGCAGGCTATGGTGATCGGGGCCATTATCATGATGATCATCTCCTTCGTCTTCATCCCTAACATCTTGTGCTCCTTGTGGGTGGCCTTCTCGGTCATCTCTATTGAGCTGGGCGTTGCCGGCTACATGGCCCTATGGGACGTTAACCTAGACTCCATTTCGATGATTAACTTGATCATGTGCATTGGCTTCTCAGTGGACTTCACCGCTCACATCTGCTACACGTATATGTCCTCGAAGAAGCGCAGTCCCAAGGCTCGCGTCCGCGAGGCCCTTCACTCCCTGGGTCTACCTATTGTGCAGGGTTCCAGTTCAACCATTCTTGGTATTGTGGCCCTTCTGTTGGCCCAGAGCTACATTTTCCTGGTCTTCTTCAAAATGGTCTTCCTGGTGATTTTCTTTGGAGCCATGCACGGTCTCTTCCTGCTGCCTGTGCTACTCTCGCTCTTCGGGCCCGGATCCTGCCTCACCTGGACGGGCAAGGACGACGGAAGCGACTCAGAAGTGGACGATAGCCTGGAGGACCGGCATCTGGAGAAGCCCTTCTCGCAGTCTTACTACATTCAATACCCCACCATGGGTCCGTATGGCTCGAAGGGCTTTATGGGAGCCCCGTACAAAGCCTACGGCGTGGATGAGAAAGACCTGGGACTGGGCACCTCAGGCGAGGACTCCTCAGAAAGCAGCTCGAGTCGATCGCAGCGCCGTCAGCAACAGGTTGCCACCGCCGAGGACGAGGTTGTGGTCCGGGAGTCTCCGAGTCGGAGGTACGAGGACGGCTGGCGCCGCTCTTCCTACCAGAATATTTTTGGACGTGGCGCAGCGCAGTTTCAGGCTCAGCCCGAGCTCTACGGCCAGCAGGTTTCGGCGGCAGAGTGGCGCCAGCGCCTAGATACacacgagcagcagcagcgccagcgaCACCGCAGGGTTCCTCACGATAACTACCGCCCGGAACTGGAGATGGACATGCAGAGGGCGCGGCGCAACTCGCACGGCGACGTCATCGACATGCACGGAACGCCCAACTCTTCAGTGGACGAGCGAATAAGAAGGCAGACAGAGCCCTTCAGTGCCGGCAGCGGCGACGACAGCAGCTACCGCCATCAGCAGGGGCTGGCTATGTCGCCGCCCGCTGGAGCCGTTCCTTCAGCTAAGCGGTATCATCGACGACGATCTTCGGAGGATTCGACTAGCCGGTACCAACGTTGGCCGGCGAACATTGAGGAGCGAAGGGCACGTCGCACCCACTCTCCTGCCCACTCCTACCGCTCCTCCTCGCACCACAATCTCTACCAGCCCAACGGGAAGGGGTCAAAGCATCCGCCCACCTACCAGTACGGAGACTACTTCCCGTAA
- the LOC108029429 gene encoding uncharacterized protein LOC108029429, translated as MASSKEFLGLAPGVNVLCTVLAGILCLGFLSIDVAGYRLDDFVLALHLSYLEQGPRSFAPESWERGTNIMVGLYMLILYMVFRLREHMRLQNVKDIRRQLEFEDLFRMETAFMEKLRSQGVELEDPTLDSTCT; from the coding sequence ATGGCAAGTTCAAAAGAATTCCTGGGTTTGGCACCAGGTGTAAATGTGCTGTGTACGGTACTAGCTGGGATTCTATGTTTGGGGTTCCTATCCATCGATGTGGCGGGATATCGTCTGGATGACTTTGTTCTTGCGTTGCACCTGAGCTACCTGGAGCAGGGACCACGTTCGTTTGCCCCAGAATCTTGGGAGCGGGGAACCAACATCATGGTAGGTCTCTACATGCTTATCCTTTATATGGTGTTCCGGCTGAGGGAGCACATGAGGCTGCAGAACGTGAAGGATATTCGCCGACAGCTGGAGTTCGAGGACCTGTTCCGAATGGAGACGGCGTTCATGGAGAAGCTGCGATCCCAGGGCGTCGAGCTGGAGGATCCCACCTTGGACTCGACCTGCACATAA
- the LOC108029414 gene encoding eukaryotic translation initiation factor 3 subunit F-2 isoform X2, giving the protein MFSNFNIRAKVLLQPLVLFQIIDAYERRPKDAKQITNCFTVLHKEQPDIGHIDLDLAYVTDILELNMLTYPQERVLGWFSTGKSVSRSATLLYEYYTRECGERQPLHLLVDATLKTQRLLPRLYCAVEIGVPGGTKGLMFSMLPLEMTSGNPEMVALRSMEKQSLHSATKQMGRILPELVQVVEATKDMQQRLELVLRYINDVLARKRKPDNLVGRTLHDALSSVPVVDSENFRLMFNAHLRDMLMAITLSMMIKTQLEISEKLSSMHEH; this is encoded by the exons ATGTTCAGCAATTTTAATATACGGGCGAAGGTGCTGCTACAGCCGTTGGTGCTTTTCCAAATTATCGACGCCTACGAGCGTAGACCAAAAGATGCCAAGCAG ATCACCAACTGCTTCACAGTGCTGCACAAGGAACAGCCGGACATTGGCCACATAGATTTGGATCTTGCGTATGTTACCGATATCCTGGAGCTCAATATGCTGACCTATCCGCAAGAGCGTGTGCTGGGATGGTTCTCCACTGGGAAATCGGTGTCGCGTTCCGCAACTCTGCTTTACGAATATTATACCAGGGAATGCGGCGAGAGGCAGCCATTGCACCTGCTAGTAGATGCAACCCTGAAGACCCAGCGACTGCTGCCGCGACTGTACTGCGCTGTTGAGATAGGTGTGCCTGGCGGCACCAAAGGCCTGATGTTTTCGATGCTGCCGCTGGAGATGACTAGTGGAAATCCCGAAATGGTGGCTCTACGATCGATGGAGAAGCAATCGCTGCACTCGGCAACTAAACAAATGGGACGAATCCTGCCGGAATTGGTTCAAGTGGTGGAGGCCACAAAGGATATGCAACAGCGCCTGGAATTGGTGCTGCGCTACATCAATGATGTTTTGGCCAGAAAGAGAAAGCCAGACAACTTGGTTGGTCGGACCCTTCACGACGCCCTCAGCTCAGTTCCGGTAGTGGATTCCGAGAACTTCCGCCTAATGTTCAATGCTCATTTGCGCGATATGCTTATGGCCATAACCCTGTCCATGATGATAAAAACTCAGTTGGAGATCAGTGAGAAGTTGTCCAGCATGCACGAACATTAA
- the LOC108029414 gene encoding eukaryotic translation initiation factor 3 subunit F-2 isoform X1, which produces MFSNFNIRAKVLLQPLVLFQIIDAYERRPKDAKQVIGTILGRGNGINGHIEITNCFTVLHKEQPDIGHIDLDLAYVTDILELNMLTYPQERVLGWFSTGKSVSRSATLLYEYYTRECGERQPLHLLVDATLKTQRLLPRLYCAVEIGVPGGTKGLMFSMLPLEMTSGNPEMVALRSMEKQSLHSATKQMGRILPELVQVVEATKDMQQRLELVLRYINDVLARKRKPDNLVGRTLHDALSSVPVVDSENFRLMFNAHLRDMLMAITLSMMIKTQLEISEKLSSMHEH; this is translated from the exons ATGTTCAGCAATTTTAATATACGGGCGAAGGTGCTGCTACAGCCGTTGGTGCTTTTCCAAATTATCGACGCCTACGAGCGTAGACCAAAAGATGCCAAGCAG GTAATAGGCACTATTCTGGGCCGAGGTAATGGTATTAATGGTCATATTGAGATCACCAACTGCTTCACAGTGCTGCACAAGGAACAGCCGGACATTGGCCACATAGATTTGGATCTTGCGTATGTTACCGATATCCTGGAGCTCAATATGCTGACCTATCCGCAAGAGCGTGTGCTGGGATGGTTCTCCACTGGGAAATCGGTGTCGCGTTCCGCAACTCTGCTTTACGAATATTATACCAGGGAATGCGGCGAGAGGCAGCCATTGCACCTGCTAGTAGATGCAACCCTGAAGACCCAGCGACTGCTGCCGCGACTGTACTGCGCTGTTGAGATAGGTGTGCCTGGCGGCACCAAAGGCCTGATGTTTTCGATGCTGCCGCTGGAGATGACTAGTGGAAATCCCGAAATGGTGGCTCTACGATCGATGGAGAAGCAATCGCTGCACTCGGCAACTAAACAAATGGGACGAATCCTGCCGGAATTGGTTCAAGTGGTGGAGGCCACAAAGGATATGCAACAGCGCCTGGAATTGGTGCTGCGCTACATCAATGATGTTTTGGCCAGAAAGAGAAAGCCAGACAACTTGGTTGGTCGGACCCTTCACGACGCCCTCAGCTCAGTTCCGGTAGTGGATTCCGAGAACTTCCGCCTAATGTTCAATGCTCATTTGCGCGATATGCTTATGGCCATAACCCTGTCCATGATGATAAAAACTCAGTTGGAGATCAGTGAGAAGTTGTCCAGCATGCACGAACATTAA
- the LOC108029414 gene encoding eukaryotic translation initiation factor 3 subunit F-2 isoform X3 yields the protein MLTYPQERVLGWFSTGKSVSRSATLLYEYYTRECGERQPLHLLVDATLKTQRLLPRLYCAVEIGVPGGTKGLMFSMLPLEMTSGNPEMVALRSMEKQSLHSATKQMGRILPELVQVVEATKDMQQRLELVLRYINDVLARKRKPDNLVGRTLHDALSSVPVVDSENFRLMFNAHLRDMLMAITLSMMIKTQLEISEKLSSMHEH from the coding sequence ATGCTGACCTATCCGCAAGAGCGTGTGCTGGGATGGTTCTCCACTGGGAAATCGGTGTCGCGTTCCGCAACTCTGCTTTACGAATATTATACCAGGGAATGCGGCGAGAGGCAGCCATTGCACCTGCTAGTAGATGCAACCCTGAAGACCCAGCGACTGCTGCCGCGACTGTACTGCGCTGTTGAGATAGGTGTGCCTGGCGGCACCAAAGGCCTGATGTTTTCGATGCTGCCGCTGGAGATGACTAGTGGAAATCCCGAAATGGTGGCTCTACGATCGATGGAGAAGCAATCGCTGCACTCGGCAACTAAACAAATGGGACGAATCCTGCCGGAATTGGTTCAAGTGGTGGAGGCCACAAAGGATATGCAACAGCGCCTGGAATTGGTGCTGCGCTACATCAATGATGTTTTGGCCAGAAAGAGAAAGCCAGACAACTTGGTTGGTCGGACCCTTCACGACGCCCTCAGCTCAGTTCCGGTAGTGGATTCCGAGAACTTCCGCCTAATGTTCAATGCTCATTTGCGCGATATGCTTATGGCCATAACCCTGTCCATGATGATAAAAACTCAGTTGGAGATCAGTGAGAAGTTGTCCAGCATGCACGAACATTAA